Proteins encoded within one genomic window of Ailuropoda melanoleuca isolate Jingjing chromosome 16, ASM200744v2, whole genome shotgun sequence:
- the TMEM109 gene encoding transmembrane protein 109 has protein sequence MAGPGSSSPWGKLVFKVILMVLVALVLLHSASSQSHADFVPPGQQKKEAPVDLLSQIGRSARGTLDAWLGPETMRLVSETLSQVLWAISSAISVAFFTLSGIAAQLLNALGLDGDHLTQGLKLSPSQVQTFLLWGAGALVVYWLLSLLLGLVLALLGRILWGLKLVLFLAGFVALVRSVPDPSTRALLLLALLTLYALLSRLTGTRASGAQLEAKVRGLERQVEELRWRQRRAAKGPRSVEEE, from the exons ATGGCAGGCCCAGGCAGCAGTTCACCATGGGGCAAGCTTGTGTTCAAAGTCATCCTGATGGTCCTAGTGGCCCTCGTCCTCCTCCACTCAGCATCATCCCAGTCCCACGCAGACTTTGTGCCACCAGGCCAGCAGAAGAAGGAGGCCCCAGTTGATCTCTTGAGCCAGATAGGTCGCTCTGCACGGGGAACGCTGGATGCCTGGCTTGGGCCAGAGACCATGCGCCTGGTTTCCGAG ACCTTGTCTCAGGTGCTGTGGGCCATCTCTTCAGCCATCTCGGTGGCCTTCTTCACGCTGTCTGGGATTGCCGCACAGCTGCTGAATGCCTTGGGACTAGATG GAGACCACCTCACCCAGGGCCTGAAGCTCAGCCCCAGCCAGGTTCAGACGTTCCtgctgtggggagcaggggccCTTGTCGTCTATTGGCTTCTGTCCCTGCTCCTTGGCTTGGTCTTGGCCTTGCTGGGGCGGATCCTGTGGGGCCTGAAGCTTGTCCTCTTCCTGGCCGGCTTTGTAGCCCTGGTGAGGTCCGTGCCCGACCCCTCCACCCGAGCCTTGCTCCTTCTGGCCCTGCTGACCCTCTACGCCTTGCTGAGCCGGCTCACTGGCACCCGGGCCTCGGGGGCCCAACTGGAAGCCAAGGTTCGGGGGCTGGAGCGCCAGGTGGAAGAGCTGCGCTGGCGGCAGAGGCGGGCGGCCAAGGGGCCCCGGAGCGTGGAGGAGGAGTGA